In one window of Duganella dendranthematis DNA:
- a CDS encoding MlaE family ABC transporter permease yields MPIAQEPTLTLNAGAVAATGTWQVHALAQGKAMATITTFLKALKGDHLKWDLSAVASMDHIGAQLLWNAWGKTRPAELQLPPELEEFFNRLETTGTLELPRPRQNRLTLVMKLGFAMLLFFEHLTGLLRLVGQVVLDLGRFLRNPLRGPWKEISANIYHAGFQALGITALVGFLIGVVFSFLSAQQLRNFGGDVFLVNLLGMSIIRELGPLLAAILVAGRSGSSITAQLGVMRVTEELDAMLVMGISHGFRLIMPKVLALAIAMPLLVIWTDTIALLGGMLSAKVELNLSPQYFLLKLPEAVPLSNYMIGIGKGAVFGMLIALVSCHFGLRIKPNTESLGRGTTTSVVSAITAVILADAVFAIVFSGVGF; encoded by the coding sequence ATGCCTATTGCCCAAGAGCCTACCCTGACCCTGAATGCCGGCGCCGTTGCCGCGACCGGCACTTGGCAGGTACACGCTCTCGCGCAAGGCAAGGCGATGGCCACCATCACCACTTTTCTCAAGGCGCTCAAGGGCGACCATCTGAAATGGGACCTGTCGGCCGTCGCCAGCATGGACCATATCGGCGCCCAGTTGCTGTGGAACGCCTGGGGTAAAACCCGCCCGGCCGAGCTGCAACTGCCGCCGGAGCTGGAAGAATTCTTCAATCGCCTGGAAACCACCGGCACGCTGGAACTGCCGCGCCCACGCCAGAATCGCCTGACCCTGGTGATGAAGCTGGGCTTCGCCATGCTGCTGTTCTTCGAACACCTGACCGGCCTGCTCCGGCTGGTGGGCCAGGTGGTGCTGGACCTGGGCCGCTTCCTGCGCAATCCGCTGCGCGGGCCGTGGAAGGAAATCTCCGCCAATATCTACCACGCCGGCTTCCAGGCGCTGGGCATTACGGCGCTGGTCGGCTTCCTGATCGGCGTGGTGTTCTCCTTCCTGTCTGCGCAGCAGTTGCGCAACTTTGGCGGCGACGTGTTCCTGGTCAATCTGCTGGGCATGAGCATCATCCGCGAACTGGGGCCGCTGCTGGCCGCGATCCTGGTGGCCGGCCGCTCCGGTTCTTCCATCACCGCGCAGCTGGGCGTAATGCGCGTGACCGAGGAACTCGACGCCATGCTGGTGATGGGCATCTCGCACGGCTTCCGCCTGATCATGCCGAAGGTGCTGGCCCTGGCGATTGCGATGCCGCTGCTGGTGATCTGGACCGATACCATCGCGCTGCTGGGCGGCATGCTGTCGGCCAAGGTGGAACTCAACCTGTCGCCGCAATACTTCCTGCTCAAGCTGCCGGAGGCGGTGCCGCTGTCGAATTATATGATCGGCATCGGCAAGGGTGCCGTGTTCGGCATGCTGATCGCGCTGGTGTCCTGCCACTTCGGCCTGCGCATCAAGCCGAATACCGAAAGCCTGGGCCGCGGCACCACCACCTCGGTGGTTTCGGCGATTACCGCCGTGATCCTGGCCGACGCCGTGTTCGCGATTGTCTTCAGCGGCGTGGGGTTCTGA
- a CDS encoding ABC transporter ATP-binding protein has translation MSEQESTCGPGTGELTLDGSVPVVEITGLWTKYGRTVVHQDLNLEIEQGEIMSIVGGSGTGKTTLVRQMLGLERPARGCVRVFGEDISAIDSDQLQQLRNHWGMLFQQGALYSALTVFENIAQPMRELQVLPEDLIRDAVLLKMNMVGMGPEQANKMPSDLSGGMVKRVALARALALEPKLLFLDEPTAGLDPDLSEAFVTLIKSLHRELGLTVVMVTHDLDTLFALSTRIAVLAEKHVIALGPLRDVLKVDHPFIKEFFLGDRGRRALEALDDKTPTEH, from the coding sequence ATGAGTGAACAAGAAAGCACCTGCGGCCCCGGCACCGGCGAACTGACCTTGGACGGCAGCGTGCCGGTGGTCGAAATCACCGGCCTGTGGACCAAGTACGGCCGCACAGTGGTACACCAGGACTTGAACCTGGAAATCGAACAGGGCGAGATCATGTCCATCGTCGGCGGCTCCGGTACCGGCAAGACCACGCTGGTGCGCCAGATGCTGGGGCTGGAGCGACCGGCGCGCGGCTGCGTGCGGGTATTCGGCGAAGACATCAGCGCCATCGACTCCGACCAGCTGCAACAACTGCGCAATCACTGGGGCATGCTGTTCCAGCAAGGCGCGCTGTATTCGGCGCTGACGGTGTTCGAAAACATCGCCCAGCCGATGCGCGAATTGCAGGTGCTGCCGGAAGACCTGATCCGCGACGCCGTGCTGCTGAAGATGAATATGGTCGGCATGGGCCCGGAACAGGCCAACAAGATGCCGTCCGACCTGTCCGGCGGCATGGTCAAGCGGGTGGCGCTGGCGCGCGCGCTGGCGCTGGAGCCGAAACTGCTATTCCTCGACGAACCGACCGCCGGCCTCGATCCCGACCTGTCGGAAGCGTTCGTCACACTGATTAAATCGCTGCACCGCGAGCTGGGCCTGACGGTGGTGATGGTCACCCACGACCTCGACACGCTGTTCGCGCTGTCGACCCGGATTGCGGTGCTGGCGGAAAAACACGTGATCGCGCTCGGCCCGCTGCGCGATGTGCTGAAAGTAGACCATCCGTTCATCAAAGAGTTCTTCCTCGGCGATCGCGGCCGCCGCGCGCTGGAAGCGCTGGACGACAAAACACCCACGGAGCACTGA
- a CDS encoding MlaD family protein, which yields MENRSHALTTGFFTITLLIAAILYGLWFNRDRVERTPYVIATAQSIPGLNPQAPIRYRGLEVGRVGSIAFDPKVTGQIVVTLNINSDAPITTTTFASLGYQGVTGIAFISLDDDKVGSPRLPSSADRPAQIPLRQGFFDQLEKRGKEILSQTEEVTNRLNELLSPEHQKVMLGAFSDVSETAQKYRELPEKLQPTIDKLPALAEQTQKTLNSVTALANDVNHLTTSLQAPGGPIERITTQVERIGSSVDAVAGGIELDTLPQVNSLSDDTRASMRALRKTMNKINDRPQSLIFGAPGTPPGPGEEGFAAPAK from the coding sequence ATGGAAAATAGATCGCATGCCCTGACTACCGGCTTTTTCACGATCACGCTGTTGATAGCGGCGATCCTGTACGGCCTCTGGTTCAACCGCGACCGCGTCGAGCGCACGCCGTATGTGATTGCCACCGCGCAGTCCATTCCCGGCCTCAATCCGCAGGCGCCGATCCGCTACCGCGGGCTGGAAGTGGGCCGCGTCGGCAGCATCGCCTTCGATCCCAAGGTGACCGGCCAGATCGTGGTGACCTTGAATATCAACTCCGACGCGCCGATCACCACCACCACCTTCGCCTCGCTCGGTTACCAGGGCGTGACCGGCATCGCCTTCATTTCGCTGGACGATGACAAGGTCGGCTCGCCGCGGCTGCCGTCGAGCGCCGACCGTCCGGCCCAGATTCCGCTGCGCCAGGGCTTCTTCGATCAGCTGGAAAAGCGCGGCAAGGAGATCCTGTCGCAGACCGAGGAAGTGACCAACCGCCTGAACGAGCTGCTCAGCCCGGAACATCAAAAGGTCATGCTGGGCGCGTTCTCCGATGTCAGCGAGACGGCGCAGAAGTACCGCGAGTTGCCGGAGAAGCTGCAGCCGACCATTGACAAGCTGCCGGCGCTGGCCGAGCAGACCCAGAAGACGCTCAATTCGGTGACCGCGCTGGCCAATGACGTCAACCACCTGACCACCAGCCTGCAAGCGCCCGGCGGCCCGATCGAGCGCATCACCACGCAGGTCGAGCGCATCGGCAGCTCGGTCGATGCCGTCGCCGGCGGCATCGAACTCGATACGCTGCCGCAGGTCAATTCGCTGTCGGACGACACGCGCGCCTCGATGCGCGCGCTGCGCAAGACCATGAACAAGATTAACGACCGTCCACAAAGCCTGATCTTCGGCGCGCCAGGCACGCCGCCGGGCCCGGGCGAAGAAGGCTTTGCCGCGCCTGCCAAATAA